The nucleotide sequence GGCCAATGCGGCGGAACTCGCTTCGGGCAAGCTGCGAGGGGTTGAGGAACGCAAGTACAACGGCATTTCCTATTCGGTTCGGATGTTCCAGGACGGACGGCCTGATGAGGCGTTCGTGGTCCTGGATGACGACAGCTTTGTCTGGACCAATAGCGAACCTTTGCTCAAGGGGGTGATGGATCGGCGGGCTGGTGCCGACATTCCCCGATGGACGGACGACTCGGCACTTCATCGATTGCGCGATCGATTGCCCGATCAGGCGATGCTGTCGCTGTTCATCGATCCGGACTTTGTCGCTCGACTGATCGGGGCCAATCCGGAAGACACGACGCTGGACGAATTGCCCGAGCCGGCGCGGGAGATCCTGGCGGCGATCGAATCGCTTGGGCTGGCGCTGGAGTGGCGCGAGGGTCCGGTTTTGCACATGGTGGAAGTCCTCGACGCCGATCGCCTGCCTGATCCGGTTCGATCCTGGGCAGCGCGATCGGGAGACGCCTCGGCCCTGCTGTCTCGGATTCCCGACTCGGCCTTGCTGACGGCCGCGGGCCTTGTTGACGCCCCGGCGGTGTTCGATCTGGCGGTCGCCTCAGTTCCGGAGGGGCAGCGTGATCGCGTCGAAACGGTGATGGAACTGTTCCGGGGCCTGCTGCTTGGCCGGGACCTTCGCCAGGAAATCTTGCCGACGATGGGGCCGGGAGTCGTCGGGTGGGTTCATGCTCCGGAGCCGGATCAGCCAATCCGACGCGCGCCGGCGGTGCTGGTGGCCTCGATCGGTGATCCCGCCGCGGCCGAGGCGATTGAGAACGCCCTCCGGACGGTGCTGGCCTTCATCAGCCTCGATGAAACTAACGATGAGGCACCGCTTCGCCTGGAGCACCAGTGGCGCGAAGGGGCCCAGATCTCGGCGTTGATGGTAGGCAAGGAACCGGGCTCGCCGCGCGTTGCGTTTGCGGTGGCCCGGGGATTGATCGTGCTCGGGACCGATCCCGACGCTGTGGCCTCGGTCGTGGCGGACCCCAGCACGGCGCGGGCAGAGGGACTGCCGACTGCCTTGGCGGCTCGTGATCGCCTGTTCCCGGAAGAATCGACATTTGCCTATCTGGACCTGGCGTCGCTGCATCGCCTGGCGCTCGATCGTCGGGACGATCTGGAACGCTTCATGATGACGCGATCCGGCAAGGGCGACGGCGACGCACCGACCCGTGAGGATCTGGAGCTTCTCTTTGAACTTCTCCCGCTCTTTCGGGCGGTATACGCGACTTCCTCCCTCTCGACCGATGCGACGATCGCTCACCAGCGGGTCGGCTTGATCGTGGCCGAGGATTGAGGCGGCTCCGATGGATCGCAACGCACGAAGGCCAGCGGGCGATGATTCCCGCTGGCCTTCGATGCGTTGACAGTGTTTCAGCCCTGTTCCGCGCAGAGGGAGCCGATCAGGAACGGATCCGTCGGACGGAGATCACTCCTCGTTGGCCGCGGCGGCGGCCGTCGGTTCGGGTTGCCGGGCGTTCAGTTCGGCGACGAGGGCGTCGCGCTGGGCTTCGAGACGCTCGGCGGTGGCCACGAGGGCCTCGACGGGGGGAGCCTTTGCGGCGAGGGCGGCCTCGGCGGCGGCTCGGGCTTGCTGGGCTTGCTCGACGGCGGCCTTCAGCGGGCCAAGGGCGTCGGTCGCGGCCTTCGCGGCGGCCTGGGCGTTGGCCAGGGCGGTGTCGGCGGCCTGTTTCCGGGCGACGGCGTCGGCCAGGGGAGTACGGGCAGCGGTCACGGCGTCGGCTGAGGCGATCACGGCGGCGAGTGCGGGGACGACGGCTTCGGTGGCCTTGGTCCGTTGGGCGAGGGCGGCCTCGGCCTCGGGGAGGGCGGAGGGATCGGTCGCGGCCTTCTCGGTGAGGACTCGGGTTGCCTCGGCGGCGGCGGCAACCGCCTGCGAGGCGTTTCCGAGGGCGGCGAGGGCCTGGGCATCGGCCTCGGCGGCCTTCTGAAAGGAGGCGACCGCGGCCTGGTGGGCGGCGTTCGTTTCGGCGGTCGCGGCCGCGGCGGTCTCAACGGCCTTGGTGGCCTGAGCGGCGGTGGCCTCGGCGGCCTGGACCTGCTGTTCGGCGGCGGCGAGCGCCTCGGCGGTCGAGGCGGCGGCCTGTCGGAGCGGTTCCAACTCAGCGAGGGCGGTGTTGGCGGCGGCCCGGGCGGCCTCGGCCTCGGGGCGAATGGCTTCGAGGCGAGAGGCGACGGTCAACGGATTGGCGCGGAGGTCGCCGAGCGGGCTGGCGTCGTCGCCGTTGAACAGGCGAACGATTCCGTCAAAGGTGCCGGCGATGATGGTCTTCTCATCGTGCCCGATGGCGGCCTGAAGGGCGAGATCGTTGAACCCGCCGAACGCCTTGAGTTGCTTCCCTTCCTGATCCCAGAGCTTGACGGTGCGGTCGCGGCCACTGGTGACGACGCGGCCGTCCTTGGCGAACCGAACGGAGGTGGTGCCGCCGCCGTGGGCGTTCCAGCTCTTGAGCTGATTGCCGGTGAACATGTCCCAGGTCTTGACCGAGGCGTCCTGCGAGGCGCTGGCCAGGACGTTCGAATCGAGCCGCCAGTCCATGCTGGTGACCATGTCGCCGTGGCCAGGGAGGACGTAGAACTCCCGACCAGTGCGGGCCTCCCAGACCAGGGTGCCGCCGTTGCGATCGCCCGAGGCGAGCAGGACGCCATCGGGGCTGAAGGCGACGGAGGTGACCCACTCGGTATGCTTCCGAGACTCGTAGACGAGGGAGTCGTCGTCGGTCCGGTAGACGCGGAGAACCTTGCTCGGCCCGCCGAGGGCGATCAGGGAGCGATCGGGGCTGATGTCGGCGGCAAGAACGAGGTCGTATTCCTGACCAGCTTCGATCAGGCGTTCGCCGGTCTTCACGTCCCAGACAACCACGCGGCCGGATTGACCACCTCGGCCGCCGCCGGCGAGCAGGAGGTCGCCGTCTCGGGAGAAACGGAGGACGTGGACGTCACCTTCGTCAAACGGCAGGATGGCGGCGAGGCTCTTGTTCTCGGTGTCGTAAAGGAGCACCTGCTTGTGCTGGCCGATTGCCATGAGAGGCGCCCAGGGGCTGGCCGCGAGGGCGACGATCGCGCCGGGGCGGTCGTTGACGAGAACCGGCTCGGTGGGCAAGCTCTGGGGCATGGCCGGCTCGCCCGTCGGCTTGCCGAGGGTCGACGGGTCGAGCTGGAACTCCATCTTCGGCTTCTTCTTGACGGTTACAACGCTGCCGGAGTTCTCCGGCGCCCCGGCCTCGATCCACTTGCGGAGGATGTCGATTTCCTCCTCGGGGATCTTCGGAGCGTTCGGGGGCATGGTGGGGGTTTCGTCGTGGTTGACGAGCAGGAAGAGCCAGCTATCGTCCGGGGAGCCCGGTTCGATGACGGAGCCGGAGCCGCCACCTTCCATCATGTTGGCGTAGGTGGTGAGGTTCAGGCCGCCGGAGGCCTTGTCGGCGTTGTGGCAGGTGTTGCAGCGGGCCTGGAAGATCTTGGCGGCGTTGTCGGTGAAGGTGAGCTTGGCATCCTCGGCCGAGGCCAATCCGGCCGAAACGCCGAGCAGCACGGTCAGGGCTGTGGAGAGGGAAAAAGGTCGCATCGGCGAAGACACCTCAAGACGTCGGCGGGTCCAGTCCGGGGATGATCGAAGGGGCGGGACCATTGCGGGCCGAGTCGAAGCGAAGGGGCTCGGCCCGCAATGGCGAAGCATCGGGGTATCAAATCAGTGGTTGAAAATAAACTCGCGGCTATTGAGCAAGGCCCAGAAGACATCTTCAAGCGCCTGCTGCCGGTTCGAGCCTTCGCCGAAGAGGGGCAAGAGCTGGTCACGTTCCTCGGGGGTCGGTTTCCGGCTCAGGCAGCGGACATACAGGTCGGAGATGAGGTCTTCGGGGGAAAGGTCGCTCTCGACCAGTTGTTTGAGGACGGGGCTGGAGCGGATCTTGGCGTTGGTGGTCGAGCCGTTGAGCAGGTGGAGCGATTGCGAGAGGGTTGGCTCCATCTTCACCTCGCACGAGCAGACGGTTTCGCGGGTTGCGCGGCCGAAGGTCGTGAGGAAGTAGTTCGAGGAGCGGCCGTCGGCGATTTGAACGGCCCGGGCACCGAGCGGGAGCCCGCGGAACTTGTCCTGGGTATCGGTCACCTGGCTGATGACGTCGAGCAGGTTCTCGGCCTTGATGCGCCGGAGGTTGGCGCGGGCGAAGTTGACCGAGTCGTGGGCGTTCGACTCGTTGGCGACCGTGTCGCGCTGGTAGGTTCGGCTGTTGCAGATGTCTCGGACAAGAGACTTGAGATCATAGCCCGACTCGGTGAAGCGACGGGCGAGTTCGTCGAGCAACTCAGGGTTCGAGGCGGGGTTCGAGACGCGGAAGTCGTCGACTTGCTCGACAATGCCGATGCCGAAGAAGTGCGCCCAGACCCGGTTG is from Tautonia marina and encodes:
- a CDS encoding WD40 domain-containing protein encodes the protein MRPFSLSTALTVLLGVSAGLASAEDAKLTFTDNAAKIFQARCNTCHNADKASGGLNLTTYANMMEGGGSGSVIEPGSPDDSWLFLLVNHDETPTMPPNAPKIPEEEIDILRKWIEAGAPENSGSVVTVKKKPKMEFQLDPSTLGKPTGEPAMPQSLPTEPVLVNDRPGAIVALAASPWAPLMAIGQHKQVLLYDTENKSLAAILPFDEGDVHVLRFSRDGDLLLAGGGRGGQSGRVVVWDVKTGERLIEAGQEYDLVLAADISPDRSLIALGGPSKVLRVYRTDDDSLVYESRKHTEWVTSVAFSPDGVLLASGDRNGGTLVWEARTGREFYVLPGHGDMVTSMDWRLDSNVLASASQDASVKTWDMFTGNQLKSWNAHGGGTTSVRFAKDGRVVTSGRDRTVKLWDQEGKQLKAFGGFNDLALQAAIGHDEKTIIAGTFDGIVRLFNGDDASPLGDLRANPLTVASRLEAIRPEAEAARAAANTALAELEPLRQAAASTAEALAAAEQQVQAAEATAAQATKAVETAAAATAETNAAHQAAVASFQKAAEADAQALAALGNASQAVAAAAEATRVLTEKAATDPSALPEAEAALAQRTKATEAVVPALAAVIASADAVTAARTPLADAVARKQAADTALANAQAAAKAATDALGPLKAAVEQAQQARAAAEAALAAKAPPVEALVATAERLEAQRDALVAELNARQPEPTAAAAANEE